Proteins encoded by one window of Candidatus Zixiibacteriota bacterium:
- the pyrR gene encoding bifunctional pyr operon transcriptional regulator/uracil phosphoribosyltransferase PyrR: protein MTAKNKLILDDKKIERALARIAHEILERNGDVASLAIVGILTRGAHLARRIALLIEKLEGVAVPVGLMDISLYRDDVHQKLDQPVIQRTDIIFPVKDKNIILVDDVLFTGRTIRAALNHIVDFGRPRTIQLAVLVDRGHRELPIKADYVGVNIPTSRSDQVVLEVKEKEGVDQVYVAPGGGKAALAPPGGPGKKQPAPARGRGEKSKARKSAGKGGKA from the coding sequence TTGACGGCTAAAAACAAGCTCATTCTGGATGACAAGAAGATCGAACGCGCCCTGGCGCGGATCGCCCACGAGATTCTCGAACGCAACGGCGATGTCGCCTCGCTCGCCATCGTGGGCATTCTCACGCGCGGCGCTCACCTGGCGCGACGGATCGCCCTATTGATCGAGAAGCTCGAGGGAGTCGCCGTGCCGGTTGGGCTGATGGATATCTCGCTCTACCGCGACGATGTCCACCAAAAGCTGGATCAGCCCGTAATTCAGCGCACCGACATCATCTTCCCGGTCAAGGACAAGAACATCATATTGGTTGACGACGTGCTCTTTACGGGCCGCACCATCCGCGCCGCGCTGAACCACATTGTCGATTTCGGTCGCCCGCGTACGATCCAGCTGGCGGTGCTGGTGGATCGCGGACACCGCGAACTACCGATCAAGGCGGACTATGTCGGAGTGAATATCCCTACGTCGCGCTCCGATCAGGTAGTGCTCGAAGTCAAAGAAAAAGAAGGCGTCGACCAGGTATATGTTGCCCCTGGCGGAGGCAAGGCCGCTCTGGCGCCGCCCGGAGGCCCCGGCAAGAAACAGCCCGCTCCTGCCAGGGGGCGCGGAGAGAAGTCAAAGGCCCGCAAGTCCGCAGGTAAAGGAGGCAAGGCATGA